One Clostridium sp. CM027 genomic window carries:
- a CDS encoding ATP-binding protein, translating to MNFKDTMQSVDLVIQTDEVPLVIGESGIGKTALAKTLSKIKGWSLVIIDGNLLKEGEIGGLPTVEDYSFKDDRGKTVSKKNTVYAVHTKLQEIDNLISSGKEVFLFIDEINRCEHTVQQELMNLILNREINGYKLNEKVKILAAMNPSSKYGEDFDYQVVDMDAAQENRFVLLQMECDSLAWISWAIENKIEQKVIEFISTFPEYLLNNQKDEQIRATPRSYERVSKSYRIYKENKETIHKRIFLNILKGNLGNRIAHEFMAFSQEDNKPLISYEEVFNGMQLQQDVIAKVKEESHTRLYLIANNILCILDKKENLNSDIQRLVEFLEIYPVDLGVGIMQDIKESHNSVYKLCLENEDFVEMYFKAYNEIKG from the coding sequence ATGAATTTTAAAGATACAATGCAAAGTGTAGATCTTGTTATACAAACGGATGAAGTACCTTTAGTTATAGGTGAAAGTGGTATAGGAAAAACTGCCTTAGCGAAGACACTTTCAAAAATTAAAGGCTGGAGCCTAGTTATTATAGATGGAAACCTTTTGAAAGAAGGAGAAATAGGTGGTCTTCCAACAGTTGAGGATTATAGCTTTAAAGATGATAGAGGAAAGACTGTTAGTAAGAAAAATACTGTTTACGCGGTTCACACAAAGCTACAAGAAATAGATAATTTGATATCTAGCGGTAAAGAGGTGTTTTTATTTATTGATGAAATAAATCGTTGTGAACATACGGTGCAGCAGGAGCTTATGAATCTTATACTAAATAGGGAGATAAATGGGTACAAGCTAAATGAAAAAGTTAAAATATTAGCTGCAATGAATCCTTCTAGTAAATACGGGGAAGATTTTGATTATCAAGTAGTTGATATGGATGCAGCGCAAGAAAATAGATTTGTTTTGCTACAAATGGAATGTGATTCATTAGCTTGGATTTCATGGGCTATTGAGAATAAAATAGAGCAAAAGGTTATAGAATTTATATCTACTTTCCCAGAATATTTACTTAATAACCAAAAGGATGAGCAAATAAGAGCAACCCCTAGAAGTTATGAACGGGTTTCTAAAAGCTATAGGATTTACAAGGAAAATAAAGAGACAATCCATAAAAGAATATTTTTAAATATATTAAAAGGGAATTTAGGCAATAGAATAGCTCATGAGTTTATGGCATTTTCACAGGAAGATAATAAACCTCTAATTTCTTATGAGGAGGTATTTAATGGCATGCAATTACAACAAGATGTAATTGCAAAGGTGAAAGAGGAAAGTCATACTAGATTATATTTGATTGCAAATAATATCTTATGTATCTTAGATAAGAAAGAAAATTTAAATAGTGATATACAAAGACTTGTAGAATTCCTAGAGATTTACCCTGTGGACCTAGGGGTAGGAATTATGCAGGATATTAAAGAAAGTCATAATAGTGTTTATAAATTATGTTTGGAAAATGAGGATTTCGTTGAAATGTATTTTAAGGCCTACAATGAAATAAAAGGCTAG
- a CDS encoding DUF4363 family protein — protein MKKFISYAIPIVTLTIFVLIMLGGNYLKKPRTPSEDVVSFVELSIEHAKSEKWDMLEQDIVRIDTAWKKIIPRIQFSVERDELYNISLNIASLRGSIASEDKASTLIELNQIIENWDELTK, from the coding sequence ATGAAAAAATTTATATCATATGCTATACCAATAGTTACTTTAACAATTTTCGTACTAATAATGTTAGGAGGTAATTATTTGAAAAAGCCTCGCACTCCTTCAGAAGACGTAGTTTCTTTTGTAGAGCTATCTATAGAACATGCAAAATCTGAAAAGTGGGATATGCTTGAGCAAGATATCGTCAGAATTGATACTGCCTGGAAAAAAATCATACCTCGCATTCAATTTAGCGTTGAACGAGATGAACTATATAATATAAGTTTAAACATCGCCAGTCTTCGCGGTTCGATAGCCAGTGAGGATAAAGCTAGTACCTTGATTGAATTAAATCAAATTATTGAAAATTGGGATGAACTAACAAAATAA
- a CDS encoding PAS domain-containing sensor histidine kinase, whose protein sequence is MSNIDGGRKKEINDIISIVKLISLLFCGIVIYNELLISNNEILQNSSGYINIIPTALLSVSSICIYWLWSFFSIRRFKCKYVKLIQIIENLVFIMIFSITIILSNNCTSQYKLLFLFIIVTSTLELGMKNGVTTAVISSGIILVIDLIYAPYTSVNLYFQNDLIMAAVFILTAWPLGHYVEIEKENSYRKNLQLQALNDELKDTDNQRIYIEKILLKNEDCHSLLIENSREAIFVHRNDKVIFVNESAIKLVGLNTQDELIGRLILDFMDIDESENIKEKFDEIYNKQSTLVNFEGKIFKQDGKVANVQNTSTYFTYAGQPVILSIIRDITPEKQVEKLQLDIEKNLQLLNETIKLNKLITEVFTNISHELKTPLNVIYSAIQVLSIYNNTEEFWEKKDEYLVVMKQNCFRLMRLINNFLDITKVDSGLLKPNMVEVNIVSVIENIALSAASYVESKQIQLTFDTDVEEKIMTFDPDKIEKIMLNVLSNSIKYTDCGGKILVALTDKEDSILISVKDTGIGIPEDKLKFVFERFAQIDKTLKRPCEGAGIGLSLVRSFVKMHEGSIEIKSEINIGSEAIIKLPTKTLTKHYVDDEFQYKTSTERINIEFSDIYSDV, encoded by the coding sequence ATGAGTAATATTGACGGAGGCAGAAAAAAAGAAATAAATGATATTATATCTATTGTTAAATTAATTTCCTTATTATTTTGTGGAATTGTAATATACAATGAACTTCTTATATCAAATAATGAGATTCTTCAAAACTCAAGTGGGTATATTAATATAATTCCAACGGCACTACTATCAGTAAGTAGTATATGTATTTATTGGTTATGGTCATTTTTTTCTATAAGAAGATTTAAATGTAAATATGTAAAGTTAATACAAATTATTGAGAACTTAGTTTTTATTATGATTTTTTCAATTACAATTATTTTATCGAATAATTGTACTAGTCAATATAAATTATTGTTCCTATTTATAATTGTTACTTCCACATTAGAATTAGGTATGAAAAATGGTGTTACTACGGCTGTTATTTCATCAGGGATAATACTAGTTATAGATTTGATTTATGCACCGTATACTAGTGTTAATTTATATTTTCAAAATGATTTAATTATGGCAGCAGTATTTATTTTAACTGCATGGCCATTAGGTCATTACGTAGAAATTGAAAAAGAAAATTCATACAGAAAAAATTTACAACTTCAAGCACTTAATGATGAATTAAAGGACACGGATAATCAACGTATATATATAGAAAAAATATTATTGAAAAATGAAGATTGCCATAGCTTACTTATTGAAAATTCAAGAGAAGCTATATTTGTTCATAGAAATGATAAAGTGATTTTTGTTAATGAAAGTGCTATAAAATTAGTGGGCTTAAATACCCAAGATGAATTAATTGGGAGACTTATCTTAGACTTTATGGATATAGATGAGAGTGAAAATATTAAAGAGAAGTTTGATGAAATATACAATAAGCAAAGCACACTTGTAAATTTTGAAGGAAAAATATTTAAGCAGGATGGTAAAGTTGCTAATGTGCAAAATACCTCTACTTATTTTACATATGCAGGACAACCCGTGATATTAAGTATAATACGTGATATTACTCCTGAAAAGCAGGTTGAAAAACTGCAATTGGACATAGAAAAAAATCTTCAATTATTAAATGAAACTATTAAATTGAATAAATTGATTACAGAGGTATTTACAAATATCTCTCATGAATTAAAGACTCCCTTAAATGTTATATATTCGGCTATTCAGGTATTGAGTATATATAACAATACAGAAGAATTTTGGGAGAAAAAAGATGAATATCTAGTTGTAATGAAACAAAATTGTTTCAGGCTTATGAGGTTAATTAATAATTTTTTAGACATTACGAAAGTAGATTCAGGGTTACTTAAACCAAACATGGTAGAGGTTAACATCGTAAGCGTGATTGAAAATATAGCTTTATCTGCTGCGTCCTACGTGGAAAGTAAGCAAATTCAACTTACTTTTGATACAGATGTAGAAGAAAAGATAATGACCTTTGATCCGGATAAAATAGAGAAGATTATGCTTAATGTACTATCTAACTCCATTAAATATACTGATTGTGGTGGTAAAATTTTAGTGGCATTGACTGATAAGGAAGATAGTATTCTCATTTCTGTAAAGGATACAGGTATAGGTATACCAGAGGACAAGTTAAAATTTGTATTTGAGAGATTTGCACAAATAGATAAAACATTAAAACGTCCTTGTGAAGGGGCAGGTATAGGATTGTCCCTTGTAAGATCTTTTGTAAAAATGCATGAAGGAAGCATTGAAATAAAAAGTGAGATTAACATAGGAAGTGAGGCTATAATTAAACTTCCAACAAAAACATTAACAAAGCATTATGTAGATGATGAATTTCAGTATAAAACTAGTACAGAAAGAATTAATATAGAATTTTCTGATATATATTCAGATGTTTAA
- a CDS encoding dipeptide epimerase produces MKIQDIRIGKINTPLRQPYKVGKRLLNFSDEIVIKMVTDTGEIGYGSAAPTPLITGETQSSIIGAIEYIKPEIIGLDIDNIEEIMKVIHGSMHGNNSAKAAIDVAIYDLLCKKYGVPLYKFLGGYKTSLSTDITIANDTVEQMVTKSVEAVMNGYTYLKVKIGNDMARDIERVKAVRKAVRRGIKIRVDANQGWSPKEAVSTIRKFEDMGLDIEFVEQPVNAWDIDGLKYVTDNVETKILADEAVFGPSDAFKIIEKRAADLISIKLMKCGGINNAIKMYNMAENMGIRCMMGCMLESRIGITAATSFAASKSNMIKADLDTMLLFEHDSIVGGACITGNTITINDSPGLGIIDIIGWNEIF; encoded by the coding sequence ATGAAAATACAAGATATTAGGATAGGTAAAATTAATACTCCTTTGAGACAACCATATAAAGTAGGGAAGAGACTTCTTAATTTTTCTGATGAAATAGTTATAAAAATGGTTACAGATACAGGAGAAATAGGATATGGTAGTGCAGCCCCAACACCTTTAATAACTGGGGAAACCCAGAGTTCAATTATTGGAGCAATAGAGTATATTAAACCTGAAATTATAGGTTTAGATATTGATAATATTGAAGAAATTATGAAAGTAATTCATGGTTCTATGCACGGAAATAATAGTGCTAAGGCAGCTATTGATGTTGCTATATATGATTTACTTTGCAAAAAATATGGAGTGCCACTTTACAAATTTTTAGGTGGATATAAAACTTCATTATCTACAGATATTACAATAGCAAATGATACAGTGGAACAAATGGTGACAAAATCAGTAGAAGCTGTAATGAATGGTTATACATATTTAAAAGTGAAAATTGGAAATGATATGGCTCGTGATATAGAGAGAGTAAAAGCAGTAAGAAAAGCGGTAAGGCGTGGAATAAAAATAAGAGTAGATGCTAACCAAGGGTGGAGCCCAAAGGAAGCTGTAAGTACTATTAGAAAGTTCGAAGACATGGGGTTAGATATTGAGTTTGTTGAGCAACCAGTTAATGCTTGGGATATAGATGGACTAAAATATGTAACAGATAATGTGGAAACAAAAATTCTTGCAGATGAAGCAGTTTTTGGTCCATCAGATGCCTTTAAGATCATTGAAAAAAGAGCGGCAGACCTCATAAGCATAAAGCTTATGAAATGCGGTGGTATAAATAATGCAATAAAGATGTATAATATGGCAGAAAATATGGGTATAAGATGTATGATGGGATGTATGCTAGAAAGTAGAATAGGCATTACAGCAGCAACGAGTTTTGCAGCGTCAAAATCCAATATGATTAAAGCTGATCTAGATACTATGTTGCTATTTGAACATGATTCAATAGTTGGTGGTGCATGTATTACAGGGAATACGATAACTATTAATGATTCTCCAGGTCTCGGCATTATAGATATAATTGGATGGAATGAAATTTTTTAA
- a CDS encoding sigma 54-interacting transcriptional regulator, translated as MDLIKIVSNVQKISEAISSVIGVDVTVVDNNYNRIAGTGRYRNCIGEKVNEKSVFGFALTQGESFVIENPRKHFACLKCDNAYSCKEFAEVCCPIHVGNDTIGVIGLIAFEEEQRDAIINNQVNLMNFLNRMADLISSKLLEQENTEKIKLLAGELEIVLDAVDKGIIAADHAGNILHYNTKALELFRLHGNQILNTNIKNLIGDLDFNKLIEKHKNLKNKDFTYNGSSHHFRGVLDAKPISIGDKNFGIVCSFSNISDLLKTVNNITTGTMVTSFDSIIGSSYCLEQVKLEAEKAAKSTSTVLIQGESGTGKELFARAVHFYSNRAKGPFITINCAAIPEQLLESEFFGYEDGSFTGARRGGKAGKFELANKGTIFLDEIGDMAIHLQTKLLRVVQEYVIEKIGGKESIPIDVRIIAATNKDLEKKVLEGEFRQDLFYRLNVIPLNIPPLRDRKDDIIVLVDYLLDKCNSKLEKHINKIDDDSLEIFMNYKWPGNVRELENTIEYAVNMCSGSVIKCMDLPKRLKGCESTLKSNKNVEIIPIKELEKKEIEKALEYFGHSKQSITKAAEALELSRATLYRKIKEYGIKSSFSKL; from the coding sequence ATGGATTTGATAAAAATAGTTTCAAATGTTCAGAAGATTTCTGAGGCGATATCAAGTGTCATAGGAGTAGATGTGACGGTTGTAGATAATAATTATAATAGAATAGCAGGGACGGGAAGGTATAGAAATTGTATCGGAGAAAAAGTAAATGAAAAATCTGTTTTTGGATTTGCGCTGACGCAGGGAGAAAGCTTCGTTATTGAAAATCCTAGAAAACATTTTGCATGCTTAAAGTGTGATAATGCTTACAGTTGCAAGGAGTTTGCCGAGGTTTGTTGCCCAATTCATGTTGGTAATGATACTATTGGAGTTATTGGGCTTATTGCTTTTGAAGAAGAACAAAGGGATGCTATTATAAATAATCAAGTAAACCTAATGAACTTTTTAAATAGAATGGCGGATTTAATATCCTCAAAGCTATTAGAACAGGAAAATACAGAGAAAATAAAGCTTTTGGCAGGGGAACTTGAGATAGTTCTTGACGCTGTAGATAAAGGAATTATAGCAGCGGACCACGCAGGAAATATTCTTCATTATAACACCAAAGCATTAGAGCTATTTAGACTTCATGGAAACCAAATTTTAAATACAAATATAAAAAATCTTATTGGTGACTTAGATTTCAATAAACTTATCGAAAAACATAAGAATTTAAAGAATAAAGACTTTACTTATAATGGTAGTAGTCATCATTTCAGAGGAGTACTTGATGCGAAGCCTATTAGTATCGGTGATAAAAACTTTGGTATAGTATGCTCTTTTAGTAATATATCCGATTTATTAAAAACAGTAAATAATATTACCACAGGGACTATGGTTACGTCTTTTGACAGCATTATAGGTAGTAGTTACTGCTTAGAACAAGTTAAATTAGAGGCGGAAAAAGCAGCGAAATCTACTTCTACAGTACTTATTCAGGGAGAAAGTGGAACTGGAAAAGAGCTATTTGCACGGGCTGTTCATTTTTATAGTAATAGAGCGAAAGGGCCGTTTATTACAATAAATTGCGCGGCTATTCCAGAACAACTGCTAGAAAGTGAGTTTTTTGGGTATGAAGATGGGTCTTTTACAGGAGCGCGAAGGGGTGGCAAGGCAGGGAAATTTGAATTAGCAAATAAGGGAACAATATTTTTGGATGAAATTGGAGACATGGCTATTCATCTTCAAACTAAACTTTTAAGGGTAGTACAGGAATACGTTATCGAAAAAATTGGTGGAAAAGAATCCATTCCTATAGATGTAAGAATAATTGCGGCTACCAATAAAGATTTAGAAAAAAAAGTATTAGAAGGAGAGTTCAGGCAAGATTTATTTTATAGATTAAATGTAATTCCACTTAATATACCTCCTTTAAGAGATAGAAAAGATGATATAATAGTTCTTGTGGATTATCTTTTAGACAAATGTAATTCTAAGCTAGAAAAGCATATAAATAAAATAGATGATGATTCTTTAGAAATTTTTATGAATTATAAGTGGCCTGGCAATGTACGTGAACTTGAAAATACCATAGAATATGCTGTAAATATGTGCAGTGGTAGTGTTATAAAATGTATGGATCTGCCGAAGAGGTTGAAAGGTTGCGAGAGCACTTTAAAGTCGAATAAGAATGTAGAGATTATACCTATTAAGGAATTAGAAAAAAAAGAAATTGAAAAAGCTCTAGAGTATTTTGGACATAGTAAACAGTCAATTACAAAGGCTGCTGAGGCTTTAGAATTAAGTAGAGCAACTTTATATAGAAAAATAAAAGAATATGGGATCAAATCATCTTTTTCAAAGCTGTAA
- a CDS encoding UvrD-helicase domain-containing protein, giving the protein MDASLIEVELKKQLEFNVEEEKLNGIIKIISEEILKYIQKRKEITKYILEYRKKVIEDYRDDEDMVIEYFDHEVYVKEEAFKTIDRRVMELTELKSSPYFGRVDFSEEDYGINKMYVGRFGVTPENTYEPLVVDWRAPVASLFYTGALGEAFYDAPKEKILVNILAKRQFIIKKEKLKGMFDSALDVKDEILQMVLSSNASEKLKDIIMTIQKEQDDLIRQPRTKTIVVDGVAGSGKTTIALHRVAYLLYNYRKILQDKVLILGPNNVFMEYISLVLPSLGESGVKQTTFRDFAFDILGPMEVMSLKEYMEKVLSGEKEFARDIMYKNSTEYKNFLDTSVEKLDNEYFKIEDLLFMNEIVLSKKEIMEMFYNHYKTMPLFRRSKKIKRIIYSKIRDARDEKVRFIQKEYEKSVVELPEEEKDFKINDLDFNRRLKIREVIKEILAVKRNLTWIENGNCVDLYNKINGHKALTENDLGGILYFKIKLEGIKISEEIKHVVIDEAQDYNELQFMVIKELTKCSSLTIVGDSNQRLIPYDGKLPMHDIKNILPGCNTQEFRLSTSYRSTVEIMEYANKYLHADPIVPVVRNGEVVKEKLISDKDELKSFMTQKISEFKSKTYENIAIICKDISETEKIFDLINKDANVKIINKENAVYHSGIVVIPSYFAKGLEFDAVIMILDEPCGLKTEGLQGEYKQEDKLRYVMATRALHELHVVLKSSF; this is encoded by the coding sequence ATGGATGCTAGTTTAATAGAAGTTGAATTAAAGAAACAATTAGAATTTAATGTAGAAGAAGAAAAATTAAATGGCATTATTAAAATCATTAGTGAAGAAATTCTAAAATATATTCAAAAGAGAAAAGAAATTACAAAATATATTTTAGAATATAGGAAAAAAGTGATTGAAGATTATAGAGATGATGAAGATATGGTAATAGAATATTTTGATCATGAGGTATATGTAAAGGAGGAAGCATTTAAAACTATTGATAGAAGAGTAATGGAGTTAACTGAGCTTAAGAGCTCTCCTTATTTTGGAAGAGTTGATTTTTCTGAAGAAGACTATGGTATTAATAAAATGTATGTAGGAAGGTTTGGAGTTACTCCAGAAAATACTTATGAACCTTTAGTAGTAGACTGGAGAGCCCCCGTTGCATCTTTATTTTACACCGGGGCTTTAGGGGAAGCTTTTTATGATGCTCCTAAGGAAAAGATACTAGTAAACATTTTAGCTAAGAGGCAATTTATTATTAAAAAAGAAAAGCTTAAAGGCATGTTCGACTCAGCGCTAGATGTAAAAGATGAGATACTTCAAATGGTGCTTAGTAGCAATGCGTCAGAAAAGCTCAAAGATATAATAATGACAATACAAAAGGAACAGGATGATTTAATAAGGCAACCAAGAACCAAAACTATTGTAGTGGATGGCGTTGCTGGTAGTGGAAAAACTACTATTGCTCTTCATAGGGTAGCATATTTGCTTTATAATTATAGAAAAATACTCCAAGACAAGGTTCTAATATTAGGGCCAAATAATGTATTTATGGAATATATATCTTTAGTGCTACCAAGCCTTGGAGAATCGGGAGTTAAGCAAACAACATTTAGAGACTTTGCCTTTGACATTTTAGGGCCTATGGAAGTAATGAGCCTAAAAGAGTATATGGAGAAAGTGCTTAGTGGAGAAAAAGAATTTGCTAGAGATATTATGTATAAAAATTCTACAGAGTATAAAAACTTTCTTGACACCTCAGTAGAAAAATTAGATAACGAATACTTTAAAATAGAAGATTTATTATTTATGAATGAGATAGTATTATCTAAAAAGGAAATAATGGAAATGTTTTATAATCACTATAAAACTATGCCTTTATTCAGAAGAAGTAAGAAAATTAAAAGAATTATTTATTCTAAGATTAGAGACGCTAGAGATGAAAAAGTTAGATTTATACAAAAAGAATATGAAAAAAGTGTGGTAGAGTTACCTGAGGAAGAAAAGGATTTTAAAATAAATGATTTAGATTTTAATAGAAGACTCAAAATTAGAGAAGTAATTAAAGAGATATTAGCAGTGAAAAGAAACCTTACTTGGATTGAAAATGGAAACTGTGTTGATTTATACAACAAAATAAATGGACATAAAGCATTAACAGAAAATGATTTAGGTGGTATCTTATATTTTAAAATTAAGCTAGAAGGGATCAAGATTTCTGAGGAAATAAAGCATGTAGTAATAGATGAAGCTCAGGATTATAATGAACTTCAATTCATGGTAATAAAGGAATTAACAAAGTGTTCTTCTTTAACGATAGTTGGAGATAGCAATCAGAGACTGATTCCATATGACGGGAAGCTACCTATGCATGATATAAAGAATATACTTCCAGGGTGTAATACTCAGGAGTTTAGACTAAGTACCAGCTATAGATCTACAGTGGAAATTATGGAGTACGCTAATAAATATTTGCATGCAGATCCTATTGTTCCTGTAGTACGAAATGGTGAAGTGGTAAAAGAGAAATTAATTTCTGATAAGGATGAACTTAAAAGTTTTATGACCCAAAAAATTTCTGAGTTCAAAAGTAAGACTTATGAAAATATTGCGATTATCTGTAAAGATATAAGTGAAACAGAAAAAATCTTTGATTTAATTAACAAGGATGCTAATGTTAAGATTATAAATAAAGAAAACGCAGTGTATCATAGCGGGATTGTTGTAATCCCATCATATTTTGCTAAGGGACTTGAGTTTGATGCAGTTATCATGATATTAGATGAGCCTTGTGGACTTAAAACAGAAGGTTTGCAGGGGGAATATAAGCAAGAGGATAAACTTAGGTATGTAATGGCAACTAGAGCATTACACGAACTTCATGTGGTTTTGAAAAGTTCATTCTAA
- a CDS encoding serine dehydratase subunit alpha family protein, with protein MKLRNLIVQTLKEEVVPAMGCTEPVAVALACAKAKELITFNNIVSAEVFVSPNIYKNGLSVGIPNTQEVGLSIAASLGFIGGESKKDLRVLEGINKMQVQLAKEFLYSGKLRLDIKDTGDKVYVEVNLVTDKGNCSVIISGKHNRFIYIERLGEVLIDLTNEDESSNKGKNILYNLKIRDIIKEIEKIPHEDIAFMLEGIVMNENIAKVGLKKKMGMGVGFSLKKSIEKGILSEDLMTSSMMLTAAASDARMSGMNLSVMSSSGSGNNGLTAILPLVAYKNKFNVSDDRLAKAVAISHITNSYIKHYIGRLSALCACGVAAGTGAGVAIAWLMGAGYDQIDGVIKNTIANTSGMICDGAKEGCALKLSTSASVAVQSAILAINNSIIPARNGIVAETAEDTIKNLAVLSIDGMSTADAVILKTMKKMQREYTSAEADKNSKVYLKKQGIIA; from the coding sequence ATGAAATTAAGAAATCTTATAGTTCAAACACTTAAGGAAGAAGTTGTCCCTGCCATGGGATGTACTGAGCCAGTAGCTGTTGCTCTTGCATGTGCAAAGGCTAAAGAACTAATAACTTTTAATAATATAGTAAGTGCAGAAGTTTTTGTTAGTCCTAACATATATAAAAATGGATTGTCAGTTGGTATACCAAATACGCAGGAGGTTGGGCTTTCGATTGCAGCTTCACTGGGTTTTATTGGTGGAGAAAGTAAAAAGGATTTAAGGGTACTTGAAGGAATTAACAAAATGCAAGTTCAACTTGCAAAAGAGTTTTTATATAGTGGGAAATTAAGACTAGACATTAAAGATACTGGAGATAAAGTCTATGTAGAAGTAAATCTTGTAACAGATAAAGGTAATTGTAGTGTAATTATAAGCGGAAAACATAATAGATTTATTTATATTGAAAGATTAGGCGAAGTTCTAATAGATCTAACAAATGAGGATGAGAGTAGCAATAAGGGAAAGAATATTTTATATAATTTGAAAATAAGAGACATTATAAAAGAAATTGAGAAAATTCCTCATGAGGATATCGCTTTTATGTTAGAAGGAATAGTGATGAATGAAAATATAGCCAAGGTAGGACTTAAAAAGAAAATGGGCATGGGAGTTGGGTTTAGTCTTAAGAAAAGCATAGAGAAAGGGATTCTGTCAGAAGACTTAATGACCTCTTCAATGATGCTCACAGCAGCAGCTAGTGATGCGAGAATGTCAGGGATGAATTTATCTGTTATGAGTAGTAGTGGAAGCGGAAACAATGGGCTTACGGCAATTTTGCCATTGGTTGCATATAAAAATAAATTTAATGTAAGTGATGATAGATTGGCTAAGGCAGTGGCAATAAGTCATATTACGAACAGCTATATAAAACATTATATAGGGAGATTATCAGCACTGTGTGCTTGTGGTGTTGCAGCTGGAACCGGGGCTGGCGTTGCTATAGCATGGTTAATGGGTGCTGGTTATGACCAAATAGATGGGGTTATAAAAAATACCATTGCAAACACCAGTGGGATGATATGTGATGGGGCAAAGGAAGGCTGTGCATTAAAGCTTTCAACTTCTGCATCAGTCGCTGTACAATCAGCAATTTTGGCTATAAATAATTCTATTATACCTGCAAGAAATGGGATTGTTGCAGAAACCGCAGAAGACACAATTAAAAATTTGGCAGTTTTATCCATAGACGGTATGAGTACAGCAGATGCTGTTATATTAAAGACCATGAAAAAAATGCAAAGAGAATATACTTCTGCAGAAGCAGATAAAAACTCAAAAGTGTATTTAAAAAAACAAGGCATTATTGCATAA
- a CDS encoding DUF421 domain-containing protein, whose protein sequence is MNEGLIVLARGIIGFFTLLIFTRVLGKQQISQLTFFDYVVGITIGSTASTLTTDLTSRAWPHWVGLLTWAVLCFILQLITVSSKTAEKYLDGEPTIVIINGKVLEKSMKKFRYTIGDLLSQLRDKGVFDLSDVAYAILEKDGQLSILKKTQCDTVTANDLKVKTTPASIDFEIIYDGSILQDNLDKINRNEKWLMTKLKKKGINDASEVFLAIYNATTGLHIDLYKDDIEENNK, encoded by the coding sequence ATGAATGAAGGTCTAATAGTACTAGCGAGAGGAATCATCGGATTTTTCACCTTATTAATATTTACTCGTGTTCTTGGAAAGCAGCAGATTAGTCAACTAACTTTTTTTGATTATGTTGTAGGCATAACTATAGGCTCCACTGCCTCCACTCTAACTACAGATTTAACTAGTAGGGCATGGCCTCATTGGGTAGGCTTGCTTACTTGGGCTGTTTTATGCTTTATTCTTCAATTAATAACTGTTAGCTCAAAGACTGCTGAAAAATACTTAGATGGTGAACCTACCATTGTTATTATAAACGGAAAAGTACTTGAGAAATCCATGAAAAAATTTCGCTACACCATAGGTGACCTTTTATCACAGTTAAGAGATAAAGGTGTTTTTGACTTAAGCGACGTAGCTTATGCAATACTCGAAAAAGATGGACAATTGTCTATCTTAAAAAAAACTCAATGTGATACTGTTACAGCAAATGATTTAAAAGTTAAAACTACCCCTGCTAGTATTGATTTTGAAATAATTTACGATGGATCTATTTTGCAAGATAACTTAGATAAAATTAATAGAAATGAAAAATGGCTAATGACTAAACTAAAAAAGAAAGGTATTAATGATGCTTCCGAAGTATTTTTAGCTATCTATAACGCAACAACTGGTTTACATATAGATCTTTATAAAGATGATATAGAAGAAAATAATAAATAG